In one window of Streptomyces griseus subsp. griseus DNA:
- a CDS encoding CoA-binding protein, translating into MSTEAETVRRILQDSGDTWAVVGLSGNRSRAAYGVAQVLQRFGKRVVPVHPKAETVHGEQGYASLAEIPFPVDVVDVFVNSELAGGVADEAVAVGAKAVWFQLGVVDTEAYERTRAAGLDMVMDRCPAIEIPRLG; encoded by the coding sequence ATGAGCACAGAGGCAGAGACGGTCAGGCGGATTCTTCAGGACTCGGGTGACACATGGGCGGTGGTGGGCCTCTCCGGCAACCGCTCCCGTGCCGCCTACGGGGTGGCGCAGGTGCTCCAGCGCTTCGGCAAGCGCGTGGTGCCGGTGCACCCGAAGGCCGAGACGGTGCACGGGGAGCAGGGGTACGCCTCGCTGGCGGAGATCCCGTTCCCGGTGGACGTGGTGGACGTGTTCGTCAACAGCGAGCTGGCGGGCGGGGTCGCGGACGAGGCCGTGGCGGTGGGGGCGAAGGCGGTCTGGTTCCAGCTCGGCGTGGTGGACACGGAGGCGTACGAGCGGACGCGGGCGGCGGGGCTGGACATGGTGATGGACCGGTGCCCGGCGATCGAGATTCCGCGCCTGGGGTAG
- a CDS encoding rhodanese-like domain-containing protein — protein sequence MVMSSLTTASAAPVTPAANSVLRVPHASPAEAVAHFGASLAFHADVSDVAAALAADGDPGFVVVDSRSTASWDQGHIPGAVHLPTALIPEQAARLLDPAVPVVTYCWGPGCNGATRAALALAQLGYPVKEMLGGFEYWAREGLAFESWEGGERRAADPLTAPVDDADCGC from the coding sequence ATGGTCATGTCCTCCCTGACCACGGCTTCCGCCGCCCCAGTCACCCCAGCCGCCAACTCCGTCCTGCGGGTCCCGCACGCCTCCCCGGCCGAGGCGGTCGCCCACTTCGGCGCCTCGCTCGCCTTCCACGCCGATGTCTCCGACGTCGCCGCCGCGCTCGCCGCCGACGGAGACCCGGGGTTCGTCGTGGTGGACTCCCGCTCCACCGCCTCCTGGGACCAGGGGCACATCCCCGGTGCGGTGCACCTGCCCACCGCGCTCATCCCCGAACAGGCTGCCCGGCTGCTGGACCCGGCCGTCCCGGTCGTCACGTACTGCTGGGGGCCGGGATGCAACGGCGCCACCCGCGCCGCCCTGGCTCTCGCCCAACTCGGCTACCCGGTGAAGGAGATGCTCGGCGGCTTCGAATACTGGGCGCGCGAGGGGCTCGCCTTCGAGAGCTGGGAGGGCGGTGAGCGGCGGGCCGCCGACCCGCTCACCGCGCCGGTCGACGACGCCGACTGCGGCTGCTGA
- a CDS encoding acyltransferase: MPKNRNTFSFLARPHRRVASWAVHRIWAWAQGAGAVTAARPGRLRFGGIGEGTRLAFPQGTVFGEPWIQLGGHCVIGEQVTLTAGMMPDLDLGPEPILTLGDGVVLGRGSHVIADTTVTIGSDTYCGPYVYITSTNHSYDDPHEPVGKQWPRMEPVEIGPGCWIGTGAVILPGARLGRNVVVAAGAVVRGEVPDHAVVAGAPARIVRSWDPEQGWQPPLRTPAPVPIPEGVTSEQLLALADLEQAPDAP; this comes from the coding sequence GTGCCGAAGAACCGAAACACGTTCTCCTTCCTCGCCCGCCCCCACCGCCGCGTCGCCTCCTGGGCGGTCCACCGCATCTGGGCGTGGGCGCAGGGCGCGGGTGCCGTCACCGCCGCCCGCCCCGGCCGGCTGCGGTTCGGCGGGATCGGGGAGGGGACCCGGCTCGCCTTCCCGCAGGGCACCGTCTTCGGCGAGCCGTGGATCCAGCTCGGCGGACACTGCGTCATCGGCGAGCAGGTGACCCTGACGGCCGGGATGATGCCGGACCTGGACCTGGGGCCCGAGCCCATCCTGACGCTGGGCGACGGGGTGGTGCTGGGGCGCGGCAGCCATGTCATCGCCGACACGACGGTGACCATCGGCTCGGACACGTACTGCGGTCCGTACGTCTACATCACCTCGACCAACCACAGCTACGACGATCCGCACGAGCCCGTGGGCAAGCAGTGGCCCCGGATGGAGCCGGTGGAGATCGGCCCCGGCTGCTGGATCGGCACCGGCGCGGTGATCCTGCCCGGCGCCCGGCTGGGCCGCAACGTGGTGGTCGCGGCGGGCGCGGTCGTCCGGGGCGAGGTCCCCGACCACGCGGTGGTCGCGGGGGCCCCGGCCCGGATCGTACGGAGCTGGGACCCGGAGCAGGGCTGGCAGCCGCCCCTGCGCACGCCGGCCCCCGTGCCCATCCCGGAGGGCGTCACGTCCGAGCAGCTGCTCGCGCTGGCCGACCTGGAACAGGCGCCGGACGCCCCGTGA
- a CDS encoding Lrp/AsnC family transcriptional regulator: MADSVALDPVDLHILRLLQNDARTTYRELAAEVGVAPSTCLDRVTRLRRSGVILGDQLRLDPAKLGRGLQALLLVQVRPHRRELIGPFVDRIRALPESRALFHLTGPDDYLVQVAVADAADLQRLVLDEFTSRREVARVDTRLIFQQWECGPLLPPGEPDRP; this comes from the coding sequence ATGGCTGACTCCGTCGCTCTGGATCCGGTGGATCTGCACATTCTGCGGCTGTTGCAGAACGACGCACGGACCACCTACCGGGAGCTGGCGGCCGAGGTCGGGGTGGCTCCTTCGACCTGCCTGGACCGGGTGACCCGGCTGCGCCGCTCCGGGGTCATCCTCGGCGATCAACTGCGGCTGGATCCGGCGAAGCTCGGCCGGGGTCTCCAGGCGCTGCTCCTGGTGCAGGTCCGCCCGCACCGCCGTGAGCTGATCGGCCCGTTCGTCGACCGGATCCGGGCCCTTCCGGAGTCCCGTGCGCTCTTCCATCTCACCGGCCCCGACGACTATCTGGTGCAGGTGGCGGTGGCCGACGCGGCGGATCTCCAGCGGCTGGTCCTGGACGAGTTCACCTCGCGCCGGGAGGTGGCCCGGGTGGACACCCGGCTGATCTTCCAGCAGTGGGAGTGCGGGCCGCTGCTGCCGCCCGGCGAGCCGGACCGCCCGTGA
- a CDS encoding DUF4442 domain-containing protein yields MSVGEMLVATVPMARTLNLEFLETTAERAVVRLPDQADYHNHVGGPHAGAMFTLAESASGAIVIAAFGDQMSRAVPLAVKAEIGYKKLAMGEVTATATLGRPIADVVAELDAGQRPEFPVAIEIRRADGAVTGEMTVVWTLRPNS; encoded by the coding sequence ATGTCCGTCGGCGAGATGCTCGTCGCGACGGTCCCGATGGCCCGGACCCTCAACCTCGAATTCCTGGAGACGACCGCCGAGCGCGCCGTCGTCCGGCTGCCGGACCAGGCGGACTACCACAACCACGTGGGCGGACCGCATGCCGGAGCCATGTTCACGCTCGCCGAGTCCGCCAGCGGCGCCATCGTCATCGCCGCCTTCGGCGACCAGATGTCACGGGCCGTGCCGCTCGCCGTCAAGGCCGAGATCGGCTACAAGAAGCTGGCCATGGGCGAGGTCACCGCGACCGCCACCCTCGGCCGCCCGATCGCCGACGTCGTCGCCGAGCTGGACGCCGGGCAGCGCCCCGAGTTCCCCGTCGCCATCGAGATCCGGCGCGCGGACGGCGCGGTCACCGGCGAGATGACCGTCGTCTGGACCCTGCGCCCTAACAGCTGA
- a CDS encoding YbaK/EbsC family protein, with product MRAPIGTFEDASPASERLDLLPAPVAAALVAGWGDITADRLIHVDTDPAVADTAVFVEHHGADLLDTSANCVVLAGKRGGETTLAACVVLSRTRVDVNGAARRQLGARKVSFAAMDTAVGESGMEYGGITPIGLPAHWALLVDPAVVDEEWVLIGSGSRRGKLIVPGKALAALPGAVVVEGLGV from the coding sequence ATGCGCGCACCCATCGGCACCTTCGAGGATGCCTCCCCCGCCTCGGAACGACTCGACCTGCTGCCCGCCCCCGTCGCGGCGGCCCTCGTCGCCGGGTGGGGCGACATCACCGCAGACCGGCTCATCCACGTCGACACCGACCCGGCCGTCGCCGACACCGCCGTCTTCGTCGAACACCACGGGGCGGACCTGCTGGACACCTCCGCGAACTGCGTCGTCCTGGCAGGCAAGCGCGGCGGGGAGACCACCCTCGCCGCGTGCGTGGTGCTCTCCCGCACCCGGGTCGACGTCAACGGCGCGGCGCGCAGGCAACTCGGGGCCCGCAAGGTGTCCTTCGCCGCGATGGACACAGCGGTCGGCGAGAGCGGCATGGAGTACGGCGGCATCACCCCGATCGGCCTCCCCGCCCACTGGGCCCTCCTGGTCGACCCCGCCGTGGTGGACGAGGAGTGGGTCCTGATCGGCAGCGGCAGCCGCCGGGGCAAGCTCATCGTCCCCGGCAAGGCGCTCGCCGCCCTCCCGGGCGCGGTGGTCGTGGAGGGCCTGGGGGTCTGA
- a CDS encoding Lrp/AsnC family transcriptional regulator produces the protein MTDYSPDATDWRILDVLQRDGRATFAELARAVAMSPSAVTERVRRLEETGVISGYAAVVDAERLGLPVLAFVRLRYPHGNYKPFHDLLETTPEVVEAHHVTGDDCFVLKVTARSMRHLEEVTGRISALGSVTTSVVYSSPLPRRAIGR, from the coding sequence GTGACCGACTATTCCCCTGACGCCACCGACTGGCGCATTCTCGATGTCCTCCAGCGCGACGGCCGCGCCACCTTCGCCGAACTCGCCCGCGCCGTCGCCATGTCCCCGAGCGCCGTGACGGAGCGGGTGCGGCGCCTGGAGGAGACCGGGGTGATCAGCGGTTACGCGGCGGTGGTCGACGCCGAGCGGCTGGGGCTGCCGGTCCTCGCGTTCGTACGGCTGCGCTATCCGCACGGCAACTACAAGCCGTTCCATGACCTGCTGGAAACCACCCCGGAGGTCGTGGAGGCCCACCACGTCACCGGCGACGACTGCTTCGTCCTCAAGGTCACGGCCCGCTCCATGCGCCACCTGGAGGAGGTGACCGGCCGGATCAGCGCCCTCGGTTCGGTCACCACCAGCGTCGTCTACTCCTCGCCGCTCCCCCGCCGCGCGATCGGCCGCTGA
- a CDS encoding exonuclease SbcCD subunit D produces MRMLHTSDWHLGRSFHRVPLIDAQAAFLDHLVATARAREVDVVLVSGDVYDRAVPPLTAVGLFDRALHRLAAIGVPTVMISGNHDSARRLGVGAGLLDRAGIHLRTDPESCATPVVLTDAHGDVALYGLPYLEPALVKDTLRAPKAGHEAVLAAAMDRVRADLAARPAGTRSVVLAHAFVAGGEPSDSERDITVGGVAAVPAGVFDGVDYVALGHLHGSQRVTSRVRYSGSPLAYSFSEADHRKTMWLIDLDGSGNIAAEERIDCPAERPLARLRGRLDTLLEDPALDRHEPAWVEATLTDPVRPAEPMARLSARFPHTLSLVFDPERPPEDPLASYAQRLKGRDDHQIAEDFVAHVRGGSGPSDPERTVLRAAFDDVRVDESAREVSR; encoded by the coding sequence GTGAGGATGCTGCACACCTCGGACTGGCACCTGGGCCGGTCCTTCCACCGCGTCCCCCTCATCGACGCCCAGGCCGCCTTCCTGGACCACCTGGTGGCCACCGCCCGGGCCCGCGAGGTGGACGTGGTCCTCGTCTCCGGCGACGTCTACGACCGGGCCGTCCCGCCGCTCACCGCCGTCGGTCTCTTCGACCGGGCGCTGCACCGGCTCGCCGCCATCGGCGTGCCCACCGTCATGATCTCCGGGAACCACGACTCGGCCCGTCGGCTCGGCGTCGGCGCCGGACTCCTCGACCGGGCCGGGATCCACCTGCGTACCGACCCCGAGAGCTGTGCCACCCCCGTCGTCCTCACCGACGCACACGGCGACGTCGCCCTCTACGGCCTGCCCTACCTGGAACCGGCCCTGGTGAAGGACACCCTCCGCGCCCCCAAGGCCGGGCACGAGGCGGTCCTCGCCGCCGCCATGGACCGGGTCCGCGCCGACCTCGCCGCCCGCCCCGCCGGAACCCGCTCCGTCGTCCTCGCGCACGCCTTCGTGGCGGGCGGCGAACCCAGCGACAGCGAACGCGACATCACGGTCGGCGGGGTCGCCGCCGTCCCCGCCGGAGTCTTCGACGGTGTCGACTACGTGGCCCTCGGCCACCTCCACGGCTCCCAGCGCGTCACGAGCCGCGTCCGCTACTCCGGCTCCCCGCTCGCCTACTCCTTCTCCGAGGCCGACCACCGCAAGACCATGTGGCTGATCGACCTGGACGGCAGCGGGAACATCGCCGCCGAGGAACGGATCGACTGCCCCGCCGAGCGCCCCCTCGCCCGGCTCCGCGGCCGCTTGGACACCCTGCTGGAGGACCCGGCCCTCGACCGCCACGAGCCCGCCTGGGTCGAGGCCACCCTCACCGACCCCGTCCGCCCCGCCGAACCCATGGCACGCCTCAGCGCCCGCTTCCCGCACACCCTCAGCCTCGTCTTCGACCCCGAGCGGCCCCCCGAGGACCCGCTCGCCTCCTACGCCCAGCGCCTCAAGGGCCGTGACGACCACCAGATCGCGGAGGACTTCGTGGCCCACGTACGCGGCGGCAGCGGTCCCAGCGACCCCGAACGCACCGTGCTGCGCGCCGCGTTCGACGACGTACGGGTGGACGAGAGCGCGCGCGAGGTGTCCCGTTGA
- a CDS encoding YigZ family protein, which translates to MQEQYRTVARAGVHESEINRSRFLCSLAPAATEQEAQDFVARVRKEHPTATHNCFAYVIGADASVQKASDDGEPGGTAGVPMLQMLTRREVRYVAAVVTRYYGGVKLGAGGLIRAYGGVVGEALDALGTITRQRFRLATIRVDHQRAGKLENDLRATGRDVREVRYAEGVTIEIGLPDADVPAFTGWLADATAGSATLELGGEAYGDV; encoded by the coding sequence ATGCAGGAGCAGTACCGGACCGTCGCCCGCGCGGGTGTGCACGAGAGCGAGATCAACCGATCGCGCTTCCTCTGCTCCCTCGCCCCCGCCGCCACCGAACAGGAGGCGCAGGACTTCGTCGCACGCGTCCGCAAGGAACACCCCACAGCCACCCACAACTGCTTCGCGTACGTGATCGGCGCCGACGCCTCCGTACAGAAGGCCAGTGACGACGGCGAACCCGGCGGCACCGCGGGCGTCCCGATGCTCCAGATGCTGACGCGCCGCGAGGTGCGGTACGTCGCGGCGGTCGTCACCCGCTACTACGGCGGGGTCAAGCTCGGGGCGGGCGGGCTGATCCGTGCGTACGGGGGAGTGGTCGGTGAGGCCCTCGACGCACTCGGCACCATCACCCGGCAGCGCTTCCGGCTGGCCACGATCCGCGTCGACCACCAGCGGGCCGGAAAGCTGGAGAACGACCTGCGGGCCACCGGGCGGGACGTGCGCGAGGTGAGGTACGCGGAAGGCGTGACCATCGAGATCGGGCTGCCCGACGCCGACGTCCCCGCCTTCACCGGCTGGCTGGCCGACGCGACCGCCGGCTCGGCCACGCTGGAGCTGGGCGGCGAGGCGTACGGGGACGTGTGA
- a CDS encoding GntR family transcriptional regulator, producing the protein MEWDPTRPKWEQIADEVRRRIDAGEYAPHALVSEVKLEAEFGVARGTVRKAVAALREEGLLVTTPGLGSFVSKKRP; encoded by the coding sequence ATGGAGTGGGATCCGACCCGTCCGAAGTGGGAGCAGATAGCTGACGAGGTCCGTCGACGGATCGACGCCGGCGAGTACGCCCCGCATGCGCTCGTCTCGGAGGTCAAGCTCGAAGCCGAGTTCGGCGTAGCTCGCGGTACCGTGCGCAAGGCCGTCGCTGCCCTGCGCGAGGAGGGACTCCTCGTGACGACGCCAGGTCTCGGCTCGTTTGTCTCGAAGAAGCGCCCCTAA
- a CDS encoding trans-sulfuration enzyme family protein, with translation MDNEVSTTPPAPTPSRALATEAVHAGRDDLASLGLHAPPLDLSTTYPSYDSRGEAERIDAFATTGARPDGPPVYARLDNPTTARFETALARLEGTDSAVAFASGMAALTAVLLARASIGLRHVVAVRPLYGCSDHLLGAGLLGTEVTWTDPAGIADAIRADTGLVMVETPANPTLAEIDIRAVAHSCGSVPLLVDNTFATPVLQRPVEHGARIVLHSATKYLGGHGDVMGGVVACDEEFAATLRQVRFATGGVLHPLAGYLLLRGLSTLPVRVRAAATSAAELVRRLTADPRIARVHYPAIGGAMVSFEVYGDPHAVIAGVRLITPAVSLGSVDSLIQHPASISHRIVDEGDRQASGVGDRLLRMSVGLEDVEDLWADLCQALSAAPVPRPRARQAERSARPAHASAPERSSAVR, from the coding sequence ATGGACAACGAAGTCTCGACGACGCCCCCCGCCCCCACCCCGTCCAGGGCGCTGGCCACCGAAGCCGTGCACGCCGGACGCGACGACCTCGCCTCGCTCGGCCTGCACGCCCCTCCGCTGGACCTGTCCACCACCTACCCCTCCTACGACTCGCGTGGCGAGGCCGAGCGGATCGACGCCTTCGCCACCACGGGCGCCCGGCCGGACGGCCCGCCCGTATACGCGCGCCTCGACAACCCGACCACCGCCCGGTTCGAGACGGCGCTCGCCCGACTGGAAGGGACCGACAGTGCCGTCGCGTTCGCCAGCGGCATGGCCGCTCTCACGGCGGTCCTGCTGGCCCGCGCGAGCATAGGGCTGCGGCATGTCGTCGCCGTCCGGCCGCTCTACGGATGCAGCGACCACCTGCTGGGCGCTGGGCTGCTGGGCACCGAGGTGACCTGGACCGACCCGGCGGGCATCGCCGACGCCATCCGCGCGGACACGGGCCTGGTGATGGTCGAGACCCCGGCCAACCCCACCCTCGCCGAGATCGACATCCGCGCCGTCGCCCACTCCTGCGGCTCCGTGCCGCTGCTCGTCGACAACACCTTCGCCACCCCCGTCCTCCAGCGCCCCGTCGAACACGGCGCCCGGATCGTCCTGCACAGCGCCACCAAGTACCTCGGCGGCCACGGTGATGTGATGGGCGGGGTCGTCGCCTGCGACGAGGAGTTCGCGGCGACACTGCGCCAGGTGCGGTTCGCCACCGGCGGGGTGCTCCACCCGCTGGCCGGATACCTGCTGCTGCGGGGGCTTTCCACCCTTCCGGTCCGCGTACGGGCCGCCGCCACGAGCGCCGCCGAGCTCGTCCGCAGGCTCACCGCCGACCCGCGGATCGCCCGGGTCCACTACCCGGCGATCGGCGGGGCGATGGTCTCCTTCGAGGTGTACGGGGACCCGCACGCCGTGATCGCCGGCGTACGGCTCATCACCCCCGCCGTCAGCCTGGGCAGCGTGGACTCGCTGATCCAGCACCCGGCCTCCATCAGCCACCGCATCGTGGACGAGGGGGACCGGCAGGCTTCCGGCGTCGGGGACCGGCTGCTGCGTATGTCGGTGGGGCTGGAGGACGTCGAGGACCTCTGGGCCGACCTGTGTCAGGCGCTCAGCGCCGCGCCCGTTCCACGGCCTCGGGCGCGGCAGGCCGAGCGGTCCGCTCGTCCGGCGCACGCGTCGGCTCCGGAGCGCTCTTCAGCCGTGCGGTGA
- a CDS encoding DUF885 domain-containing protein codes for MSDTSSSALPRQVADAYVDAIIELDPITGTYLGVRESSRRLPDFSPAGQEAVAGLLRATLLKLDDAERQPGAESDEERRCGRLLRERLTAELAVHEAEEGLRTVSNLHSPAHSVISAFTVTPTETADDWAAVAERLRAVPAAYEGYRDSLALGLERKLYAGPRATATFVGQLTEWSGAGGSTAFFTEFVAPAPEALREELDEAARLATDSVTALRDWMRDVYAPAIEGAPDTVGRERYARWSRHYNGTDLDLDEAYAYGWSEYHRLLAEMTSEAAKILPGAGPWEALAHLDGHGTHIEGVEEVREWLQGLMDEAIEALDGTHFELAERVRKVESHIAPPGGAAAPYYTSPSEDFSRPGRTWLPTMGETRFPVYDLVSTWYHEGVPGHHLQLAQWAHVADSLSRYQASVGMVSANAEGWALYAERLMDELGFLPDPERRLGYLDAQMMRACRVIVDIGMHLELEIPADSPFHPGERWTPALAQEFFGSHSGRPADFVESELTRYLSMPGQAIGYKLGERAWLLGRENARAAHGDAFDLKAWHMAALSQGSLGLDDLVDELSRL; via the coding sequence ATGTCAGACACCTCCAGCAGTGCGCTGCCCCGTCAGGTCGCCGACGCCTACGTCGACGCAATCATCGAACTCGACCCCATCACGGGCACCTATCTGGGCGTCCGCGAAAGCTCGCGCCGCCTGCCCGACTTCTCACCGGCCGGTCAGGAGGCGGTCGCCGGCCTTCTCCGCGCCACACTGCTGAAGCTGGACGACGCGGAGCGGCAGCCGGGCGCCGAGAGCGACGAGGAACGCCGCTGCGGACGGCTCCTGCGGGAGCGGCTGACGGCGGAACTCGCCGTGCACGAGGCGGAGGAGGGGCTGCGGACCGTCTCCAATCTGCACTCCCCCGCCCACAGCGTCATCTCGGCCTTCACGGTCACCCCCACCGAGACGGCGGACGACTGGGCGGCGGTCGCGGAACGGCTGCGTGCCGTGCCGGCCGCGTACGAGGGGTACCGGGACTCGCTCGCGCTCGGCCTGGAGCGCAAGCTGTACGCCGGACCGCGCGCGACCGCCACCTTCGTCGGGCAGCTCACGGAGTGGAGCGGCGCCGGCGGGAGCACGGCGTTCTTCACGGAGTTCGTCGCCCCGGCACCGGAGGCGCTGCGCGAGGAGCTGGACGAGGCCGCCCGGCTCGCGACGGACTCCGTCACCGCCCTGCGGGACTGGATGCGCGACGTCTACGCCCCGGCGATCGAGGGGGCACCCGACACGGTGGGCCGGGAGCGCTACGCTCGCTGGTCGCGCCATTACAACGGTACGGACCTGGATCTCGACGAGGCGTACGCGTACGGCTGGTCCGAGTACCACCGGCTGCTGGCCGAGATGACGAGCGAGGCCGCGAAGATCCTTCCGGGCGCCGGCCCCTGGGAGGCGCTCGCCCACCTCGATGGGCACGGCACGCACATCGAAGGGGTCGAAGAGGTCCGCGAGTGGCTCCAGGGCCTGATGGACGAGGCCATCGAGGCGCTGGACGGCACGCACTTCGAACTGGCCGAGCGGGTACGGAAGGTGGAGTCCCACATCGCCCCGCCCGGCGGCGCGGCGGCGCCTTATTACACCAGCCCCTCCGAGGACTTCTCCCGCCCCGGGCGCACCTGGCTGCCCACCATGGGCGAGACCCGCTTCCCGGTGTACGACCTGGTCTCGACCTGGTACCACGAGGGCGTTCCCGGCCACCACCTCCAGCTCGCCCAGTGGGCGCACGTCGCCGACAGCCTCTCCCGCTACCAGGCGTCGGTCGGCATGGTCAGCGCGAACGCCGAGGGGTGGGCGCTGTACGCGGAGCGGCTGATGGACGAGCTGGGCTTCCTGCCCGACCCGGAGCGGCGGCTGGGCTATCTGGACGCGCAGATGATGCGGGCCTGCCGGGTGATCGTGGACATCGGTATGCACCTGGAGCTGGAGATCCCGGCGGACTCGCCGTTCCACCCCGGTGAGCGCTGGACGCCCGCCCTGGCTCAGGAGTTCTTCGGCAGCCACAGCGGCCGTCCGGCCGACTTCGTGGAGAGCGAGCTGACCCGCTACCTCTCGATGCCGGGCCAGGCCATCGGCTACAAGCTGGGCGAGCGGGCCTGGCTGCTCGGCCGGGAGAACGCGCGGGCCGCCCACGGTGACGCCTTCGACCTCAAGGCCTGGCACATGGCGGCGCTCTCCCAGGGGTCGCTCGGCCTGGACGACCTGGTGGACGAGCTGTCCCGGCTCTGA
- a CDS encoding spermidine synthase — MNEPIPVIREVDCGTARLLPDVDRDRAWLLTVDDAPQSYVDLDDPAYLEFEYVRRLAHVLDCAAPAGAPLDVLHLGGGALTLPRYVAATRPGSRQDVVEADRELLRMVREHLPLPDGSAISVHAADARARLEAAPAASADVIVADVFGGSRVPAHLTSVEYARAAGRALRPDGIYAANLADSAPFAFLRSQLANFAAVFAELALIGEPAVLRGRRFGNVVLLASHTPIDTAPLTRRCAGDAFPARVTEGQALVRLIGGARPVADADAVASPRPPDGAFTIG, encoded by the coding sequence GTGAACGAGCCGATACCCGTCATCCGCGAGGTGGACTGCGGCACCGCCCGGCTGCTGCCCGACGTGGACCGCGACCGGGCCTGGCTGCTCACGGTCGACGACGCGCCCCAGTCCTACGTGGACCTCGACGACCCGGCGTACCTGGAGTTCGAGTACGTACGGCGCCTCGCGCACGTCCTGGACTGCGCCGCCCCCGCCGGCGCCCCGCTGGACGTCCTCCACCTCGGCGGCGGGGCGCTCACTCTGCCCCGGTACGTCGCCGCCACCCGCCCCGGCTCGCGGCAGGACGTCGTCGAGGCGGACCGCGAGCTGCTGCGGATGGTGCGGGAGCACCTGCCGCTGCCCGACGGCAGCGCCATCTCCGTGCACGCCGCCGACGCCCGGGCACGGCTGGAGGCGGCACCGGCCGCGTCCGCCGATGTGATCGTGGCCGATGTGTTCGGCGGCTCCCGGGTCCCGGCCCACCTCACGTCGGTGGAGTACGCGCGGGCTGCCGGGCGGGCGCTGCGGCCGGACGGGATCTACGCCGCCAACCTGGCGGACAGCGCGCCCTTCGCCTTTCTCCGGTCCCAGCTCGCCAACTTCGCGGCGGTCTTCGCGGAGCTGGCGCTGATCGGTGAGCCGGCGGTGCTGCGCGGGCGGCGGTTCGGCAATGTCGTGCTGCTCGCCTCGCACACCCCGATCGACACGGCGCCGCTCACCCGCCGCTGCGCCGGCGACGCCTTTCCGGCCCGGGTCACCGAGGGGCAGGCGCTGGTCCGGCTCATCGGCGGGGCCCGCCCGGTGGCGGACGCGGACGCCGTCGCCTCGCCCCGGCCGCCGGACGGCGCCTTCACCATCGGCTGA
- a CDS encoding gamma carbonic anhydrase family protein, whose protein sequence is MAEQALITGMGGKEPDIDADAFVAPTSVVIGEVTLAAGSSVWYQAVLRADCGPITLGPDSNIQDNCSVHTDPGFPLTVGARVSVGHNAVLHGCVIEDDVLVGMGATVLNGAHIGAGSLVAAQALVPQGMRVPPGSLVAGVPAKVRRPLTEEELDGIRFNAAGYVELAKAHRAAHGG, encoded by the coding sequence ATGGCGGAACAGGCGTTGATCACGGGCATGGGCGGCAAGGAGCCGGACATCGACGCGGACGCGTTCGTGGCCCCGACCTCCGTGGTGATCGGGGAGGTGACGCTGGCCGCCGGTTCCAGCGTCTGGTACCAGGCGGTGCTGCGCGCCGACTGCGGCCCGATCACGCTCGGCCCGGACAGCAACATCCAGGACAATTGCAGTGTCCATACGGACCCCGGCTTCCCGCTCACCGTGGGCGCGCGGGTCTCGGTCGGCCACAACGCGGTGCTGCACGGCTGTGTCATCGAGGACGACGTCCTGGTGGGGATGGGCGCCACGGTGCTCAACGGCGCGCACATCGGCGCCGGATCGCTGGTCGCGGCGCAGGCGCTCGTACCGCAGGGGATGCGGGTGCCGCCGGGGTCGCTGGTCGCGGGTGTGCCCGCCAAGGTGAGGCGGCCGCTCACGGAGGAGGAGCTGGACGGCATCCGGTTCAACGCGGCCGGTTACGTGGAGCTGGCCAAGGCCCACCGCGCGGCGCACGGGGGCTGA